The genomic region ATGCAATGATCGAGCGCCTGGCATTGAACGAAGCACGTATAGAAGGCATGAAGGACGGCCTCAAGCAGATGGCTGCCCTGGCTGATCCGATTGCGAAGACCCAGGACCAGTGGGTGAACAAGGACGGCCTCAGAATCAGCAAGAGGAGTGTGCCGCTCGGTGTCATCGGCATCATCTATGAATCCCGTCCGAATGTGACGGTCGACGCTACAGGCCTATGTCTGAAGGCGGGCAACAGCGTCATCCTGAGGGGCGGAAAGGAAGCGGTCAACAGCAACAAGGCGCTCGTGAAAGTGCTTCAGGAAGGCCTCTCCAAATCATCCATCCCGGCCGACAGCATCCAGCTGATCACCGATCCGTCGAGGGAGCTGGCTGCGGTATTCATGAAGTTCAATGAAGGGCTGGACTGCCTCATCCCGCGCGGTGGAGCGAACCTGATCCAGTCGGTGCTCAAGAATGCCACTGTGCCGGTCATCGAGACGGGTACGGGGAACTGCCATCTTTATGTCCATGAGCAGGCCGACTTTGAAATGGCGGAATCGATCCTGGTCAATGGCAAGACGCAGAGGCCATCCGTCTGTAATGCACTCGAGACGCTCCTGATCGACAGGAGCATAGCCAAAGAAGCGCTGCCGGCGCTCACTGATGCTCTGGTGCAGAAAGGCGTCATCATCCATGGGGATGAGACGGTCTGCAGCATCACCGACGAAGCGGTAGCGGCAGAGAAAGAGGATTATGAGAAGGAATACCTCGGCAATGAAATCGCCGTGAAAGTGGTGGAGGACTATGAAGGAGCGATTGCGCATATCGAAAAGTATTCTTCCGGACACTCTGATGCCATCATTACAGGAAGCTACGAACATGCCCAGAGCTTCCTGAATGATGTGGATTCCGCTGCGGTATATGTCAACGCATCAACACGCTTCACGGATGGTGCAGAATTCGGCTTCGGTGGAGAGATCGGCATCAGTACGCAGAAGCTCCATGCAAGGGGACCAATGGGTCTCGAAGCCTTGACCAGCTACAAGTATGTCGTGGAAGGCATGGGGCAGACGAAGGGGTAGAACGACAGGAGCCAAAAAGGGCCGCGGGATCAGATCCCGCGGCTTTTTTAGTATGTGCAGTAATGGACCGGGACATGAAATTGCATATAAAAAAACCTCCTCTCAAAAGAGAGGAGGTTTTCCATTAACATAAACTTACTAAAATATTATCTAAAATATTATTAGAGTTTAACGATGTTAACAGCTTGTGGTCCACGCTGACCTTCTTCAACGCTGAATTCTACAGCTTGACCTTCGTCAAGAGTCTTGTAGCCTTCGCCTTCGATGTTGGAGAAGTGAGCGAATACGTCGTCTCCGCCTTCAACTTCGATGAAACCGAAACCTTTGTCTGCATTGAACCATTTAACTGTACCTTGTGTCATATAAATGACCTCCAAAAATAAATTTAATAATATCTTAAGCGCACTAACACATAAAAAAATTCACACGTTACAAAAAGTACCGGCCAAATCACGATTACTCTTTGTAACATGTGAATTAGATACTGCTTTGCATTACTTAAAAATCTTATTACAGTTACTATACATCATCCTGAGCATCCTGTCTACCATTAGTGCTAAATAAGTTGAAAAGAATTACGCCGCCTTCTTCAGAAAGGCGGCGCAACAGTATTATTCCTTATTGACGGAAGCATCGTAGATCGTATCTACAGCCTCCTTCAATTTCTGGTCGAACTCCTGATCCGACTGGTTGACGTTCAGATCTGAAGCGAGTGCACGGGAGAAGCTGGCGATGAGGCCATCGTTCTTCTTGAGTTTTTCATTCGCTTCGTCTCTTGAGTAGCCGCCGGAGAGGGCGACGACCCGGAGGACCCTTGGATGCTCGATGAGTGATTTGTACTCATTGGCATTCGTTGGGATTGAGAGTTTCAGCATGACCTGCTGGTCATCCGTGAGCTGGTCAAGATGCTTTTCAATCTCTTCTTTAAGGATCTGCTCGGATTTCTCCTTGTTGTCGCTGTAGACGTTGACTTCAGGTTCGATGATCGGCATGAGGCCTGCTGCCAAAATCTGTTTGCCGACTTCAAACTGCTGATCTACGACTTCCTTGATGCCTTTTTCATTCGGTTCAAGGATGTTGGAACGCATCTTCGTACCGAATACGCCTCTTTCGTTCGCACGCTCAAGCAGCTTGTCGAGTTCCGGAATCGGCTTCATGAGCTGTACGCCGTCCTTTTCGTCGGCAAGTCCCTTGTCGACTTTAAGGAAAGGCACGATGCCTTTGTCTGCAAGGTACTCGGAAGTGTACTTGCCTTCGATCTCCCTGTCCATCGTCTGTTCGAACAGGATGGCCCCAAGAATCTGATCCGAATTGAATGAAGGGGAAGTGATGATGCGTGTGCGCATCTCATGTACAAGGTCGAACATTTCGTCCTCGCTTGAATAGGCATCCTCCTGGACACCATATGCGAGCAGTGCCTTTGGTGTACTGCCGCCACTCTGGTCGAGGGCTGCGATGAAGCCTTTTCCATTCTTGACTTTGTCGAATTGTTCCTGATTCATGAATTCCACTCCTTTGGTATATTGATCCATCAATCTCTCTATTCCCTGAATTGCACGTCGTATAACAGGATTGCACCCTTTTATTATGTCACTACTGCACCGGAAAACTCAACAGATATGCAGGCATACGACAGAAAATGAATTTTCAGATTTTATCCGATTCATGGTTGTAAAACGCTTTCATGTCATTTATACTTTAGTAAATCGTTTTAGTGAAACGGTTTACTAAATCGAAGGAGTGTTACATGAAAAACGTGACGATCAATGATGTCGCCCACGAAGCGAATGTTTCCAAGAGCACCGTATCCCATTATCTGAACGGTCATTTTACGAAGATGGGCCCGGAGACCAGGGAGAGGATTGCGCGGGCGGTCCGCAAGCTGGACTACAGTCCGAATCATATAGCGAAATCCCTCAAAAACAAACGGACGATGACGATCGGGGTGATCGTCGCCAATATTCTGCATAACTTCTCGACGCGGGTGATCAGGAGCATTGAGGATTTTGCACATGGACATGGATATCATGTCATCGTCTGCAACACGGACAACAGTTCCGATAAGGAGGCAGATTACATCCGCATGCTGATGGCCAAGCAGGTCGATGGGCTGGTGGTGATTCCCACCGCCAAAAATGAAGCGCTTTTTATGGAACTTGCCGAAAAGGGATATCCCGTCGTATTCGTCGACCGGTATATAGAAAACGTCCCGATCCAGGCCCATATGCTGGATAACAGGGTGTCGGTCATGATGGCGTTCGACCATCTGTCGGAGAGGGGACACCGGGAAATCGGTTTTCTTACCGAGCCTGTCGAAGCCATCGTCGCAAGGCAGGAGCGGTATGATGCATATCTTGAGCTCTGCGGTTCATACGGCATCCGCCCGATACCCATCCAGGTGAAGAAGGAGGGGATGGTGCCGGCACTGGATCAATCGGCTGCACAGGGCAGCCTGCCTGAGTCCCTGATCGTCGCCAATGACCTGGCGCTGTTCGAACTGCTGAAGATGGCAAAGCAGAGGGATATTCTGGTTCCCGAGGAACTGTCCATCATCAGCATCGATGACATCGAATTTGCGGATTTTTTCAATCCGGGCATCACCGTCATCGCCCAGCCGGCAGTGGAAATCGGTACCGCCGCCGTCAGTGCGCTATTTGAAATGATGAACGGCAGCAAAAATGCATCCGGAATAGAAAGGTTCCAACCATATCTGATAGAAAGGGAATCGGTGAAACAATATGAAGGTCAATGAAATTCTCTCAACAGTATCCAAAGAAGCAATGGAGGTAATCAGCAGGGTGAGCAGCACAGAGCTTGAGCAGCTTGCACAGGAAGTGGAAAAAGCGGAGAGCATATTCATCTACGGCAACGGCCGCAGCGGACTCGTCGGGAAGATGATTGCCATGCGCCTGATGCACAGCGGTTATCGGGTCCATGTCGTCGGAGAGACGACAACCCCGGCACTTGAAGCAGGAGATCTGCTGATTGTGCTCAGTGGTTCGGGGAAAGGCCAGACAGTCGGAAGCATGACGGACAAGGTGGCTGATATCGGTGGCAGAAGTGCAATCGTTACAGCATCCCCGGACGAGGCACTGAAGGCGCAGTTCGACAGTGTGCTGTTCATTGAAGCGAGTACCAAGAACAACGACATACCAACGATCCAGCCGCTCGGCAACCAGTTCGACCAGTCGATGCATCTGATTTTGGATGCGATGGTCATCCACCTCAATACTGCATCAGGCAAAAGCAGTGAAACGCTGAAATCGAAACATTTCAATCTGGAATAGGGGAGTGTATTGAATGAAAAGAACAATCATCACATCAGTACTGCTTGCCATAGTGGTCATACTTGCCGGGTGCAGCGGTGGAAGCGCACCGGATGCAGGGGCAGGGGAACCGATCAAGATCATTGCTGCACACAACCAGACATCAACGGAGAACCCATATCACGATGGGCTGCTGAAGTTCAAGGAAGTCGCAGAAGAGGAGTCGGACGGAAGGATCACTGTGGAAGTCCATGCAGGCACCATCGGTACAGCAGAATCGGAATTGGTGGAGAAGCTGGTGATCGGAGCAGCCGATGTCGTCCTGGTTTCACCGGGGTTCATGACCCAGACGGGCATCCCGGAGTTCGACTTCTTCGCACTGCCCTACCTCTTCGACAGCTATGAGCATTGGGAGCGGGTGGTGGATGGACCGGTCGGTGCGGATATTGCAGAGATGGTCAACGAGAAATCGAACAATGATTTCAAAATGCTCGGCTACTGGTCCGCAGGTGCAAGGCACTATTACGGCAAGAAGCCGCTTGAGGAGATGTCCGATCTGAAGGGCATGACCATACGGACGCAGGCTTCCGGCGTAGTGGCCGATTTCTGGCAGCAGGCCGGTGCAATCCCGACTTCCGTTGCGTGGGGTGAGCTGTATCAGGCGCTTCAGCAGAACGTCGTGGACGCCTCCGAGAACGCCTATCCATATTTCGTCCAGCAGAACCACCACACGACGCGGAACGGACAATATATCACCGAAACGGCCCATGACTACACGACGCGCTTCCTGCTGGCCAATGGTGAACGGTTCGACAAGTATCCTGAGGATATCCAGCAGATTCTGCTTGAGGCTTCAGAGGCTTCCGTCGAAGCCGAAAGGGAGTCACTGATGGCCCAGGAAGAAGAGTACAAGGAAATCGCTTTGGAAGCAGGCGCTGAGGTCAACCAGATCGACACGGAGCCGTTCAAGGAGATTGCAGCGCCAATCCAGGACGGGCTTGCAGAGGAACTGGACATGGAAGAGACGCTTGAGGAAGTCAGAAGCCTCGAATAAATAATATGGGTAGTGGAAGGTGGAAAAATGAAAACAATCATACAATCGGTTGAAAAAGTGCAGATTGGACTCGGGATATTCTTTTTGCTCGTCTTCTTTCTTGCGACACTGCTCCAAATCCTGACCCGCTTCATGGGCTGGTCGGTCATCTGGACGGAGGAGCTCGCGAACTACAGCTTCATATGGGCCATATTCATGGGAGCTGCTGTAATGGTGAACCGGAAGGAGCATTTTACGTTCGATTTCCTTCAGGTGAAGCTGCCGCGGAAAATGAAGCTCTATCTGGATATCTTCATAGACGTCCTGCTGCTGGCATTCAACATTGTGCTGCTGGTATATGGCGTAGTCATCCTCAGCCACTTCTGGCACTACACGTGGGAGACGCTGCCGTTCCTCAAAAAAGGATATGTGTGGCTGTCGCTGCCGATAATGTCGGCGACGATGCTGCTGTATTCGGTTGGACATATCGGCAGGGCCTGCGGCTACTTGAGGAATCTGAATGGAAAGGGGTTGGATAGCTAGTGGGCTATATACTTGTTGCCGTCTTCATACTGCTATTGGTGATCGGTGTACCGATCGCCTTCGTCATCGGCATTACGGCTCTGCTCGGCATCATGACGATTCCCGACATTCCGGGGCTCATCGTGCCGATGAAGATGCTGAACGGACTGGATTCATTCGTCCTGTTGGCCGTACCACTGTTCATTCTGGCCGCAAACTTGATGAATTCCGGGAAGATATCAGAAAAGATGATCGATCTTGCACTGGCGGTCGTCGGTCCGCTCAAAGGTGGACTTGCACAGGCAAACGTGCTCGTATCGATGATGTTTGCGGGTGTGTCGGGTGCTGCCCAGGCGGATACCGCGGGTACAGGGAAGGTCCTCATACCAAGTATGATCAGGAACGGGTATGACCGTGAGACTGCCGTCGGCGTAACGGCGGCATCCTCCACAATCGGTGTGGTCATTCCGCCGAGCATCCCCATGATCATATTCGCCGGCATCGCTAATGCATCCGTCGGCGCACTGTTTCTCGGGGGCATCATCCCCGGCATCCTGATTGGTCTCGGCATGATGATATTCATATATTTCATCTCCGTCAAAAAGGGGTATCCGACATTCAAGCGGGTACCATTCAAGGCGCTGATGAAAAAATTCTTCGTCGCATTTCCCGCCCTGCTGACGATCGTCATCATCATCGGCGGCATCACGACAGGGATCTTCACCGCTACGGAGTCGGCGGCCATCGCTTCGATCTATGCGCTCCTGATCAGCATGTTCTACTACAGGACGCTCCGTCTCAAGGATCTGCCGAAGATCATATTTGATACACTGTCACTCAGTGCGCTCTCGCTGTTTGCACTGGCCACGGCGAGTGCACTTGGTGAACTGCTCAGCTACTACCGACTCGGCACGCTGGCACAGGAATTCTTCACTGAAAACATCGGGGCGAAATGGCTCTTCCTGCTGCTGATCATCGTGTTCTTCCTGCTAGTGGGTACATTCATGGATGCGATACCGGCCATGATCCTGTTCGTTCCGATCGTATTGCCGGCAGCAGAAGCATTCAGCATAGACCCGGTACACCTCGGCATCATCGTGGTGCTGACACTGGCGGTCGGACTGGCGACACCGCCGTATGGCCTGTGCCTGCTGATTGCCAGCAAGATCGGAGGGCTGACGGTGGAACGGTCATTTGCCGCCGTCATCCCATATCTTCTGATCATACTGGTCGTATTGCTGCTCGTCGCTTTCGTACCTGCTATAGTATTCATTATTCCAGACATGTTTGCTGAAGGAGGCTGAATGAAAGATGAATGAAGTTTATGATGCATTGAATACATTTCTCGTAGACGAAAGCGTAGTGGGGATGGGATCCGGATCGACGATCGAAGGATATATCCCTTATATGAAGGAACACGTCGACAGGTACAGCCTGGATGTGGCCTTCATCCCCACCTCGAAAAAGACTGAAGACCAACTGAAACGCCATGGGCTCGCCGTCGTCCACCATGCAGATCGGATGCCCGTCACGATAGACGGGGCGGATCAGTTCAATGAGACGCGCATGGTGATAAAAGGGGGTGGCGGCTCACTGCTCAGGGAGAAGCAGGTCGGATACTTCTCGGATCAGATCGTCATCATCGCCCATCAGGACAAGAAGGTGGAGGATTTCAGCGGCACTGCGATTCCGGTTGAGATCAACACCTATCTGTATGAAATGACGGTCGGGACGATCGAGGAAAACTTTGGTGCGGAGACTGAAATGCGCACCAGGGAGGATGGCCTGTTCATTACGGATAATGGGAACTACATTGTGGACTGCCATTTCAGTGACCCGCAGGATATGGACCAACTTCATAATGACCTTGTGGCCATCCCGGGTGTTGTAGAGACGGGGATCTTCAACAGGAAGATCAGGCACATATTCAGTTTTGATGACCAGGGCGCCTATCAGGAATATGCAAAAGACCGGTAAGGAGGATATCATGGAACTTCAGATTGCGCTCGATAGAATGAGTTATGATGAATGTTTTGAAACGTTGGAGGAAGTGTCGGACCATGTCGATATCATCGAGGTGGGCACAGGCGTCATCAAGGAGTACGGCCTCGGCATCGTCCGCGACATAAAGGATAAATATAAGGATAAAAAAGTGCTCGCCGACATTAAAATATGTGATGCCGGCAGAAGTGAAAGTGAAGTCGCTTTCTCATACGGAGCGGATATCATCACGGTCATGTCGTTTGCCGACAGGAAGACAATTATGGACTGTTTGGAAGTGGCGTCAGGAGAGGACAGGGAAGTGGTTGTGGACCTTCTGAACCATTCCGGTCCGAAGGTGCTTGAAATGCTCAAATCAATCGGCGCCGCTTCGGTCAGTGCCCATATCGGCAAGGACCAGCAGGGCGAAGCGGCGATGTCGGAGCAGCGTTTTGCCGGCCTTGAATCCTCCGGCTTCAGGATCTATGTGGCAGGGGGCATCAATGAGGACAACCTGACAGATTATATGCCGCTCGATCCTGCTGTCGTGATCGTGGGCAGCGGCATTACGAAGGCGGCGGACAAAAAAGGAAAGGCTGCACGCATCAGATCGCTCATGGAGTGATGCGTGCGGCGGGGACGGGCAGAGATGCCCGTCCTTTTTGTATGGAAAGAATGGTTAAAGACAGGTAAATATTCTTTAAGATTATGTAAATTTCCATTATAAGATGTATTGATGTGATTAAATGGAGTATGAGGAGACGGAGAGCTGCAGAATCCAGTACGTTTAAGTGGGGAAGGGCATCTTCCGGGGTATGTGTATGGTAGAGATGCATGAACACCCCGGAGCAGCGGAAGAATGGGGACATGGAAGTCCCGGACGAATACACTGGTCGGGAGGAAGACGGATGCATACAAAAGTCTATGGTCATAGAGGCGCTATGGGGGAATATCCCGAAAACACGATGCTGGCATTCCAAAAGGCAGTGGACGCCGGAGTGGACGGCCTGGAGATAGATGTCCATCTGACGCGGGATGGGGAAGTGGTCGTCATCCACGATGAGCATGTCGACCGTACAACCGATGGAAGCGGCGCAGTCAAGGACATGAGTTTCCATACCTTGAGGAGGTTGAGTGCCGGGTGCAGTTTCGGCACTTTTGAGAAGTATGATCCTGTGATGTGGGGGCAGGAGCGCATTCCAACGCTTGAGGAAGTGATGGAGCTGGTCGCCCATAATGATATCGATCTGAATATAGAGCTGAAGACCAATGTCTACGAATACGAAGGCATCGAAGAGAAGGTTCGTGATATAGTGCGTGAATACGGCTATTCGGACAAGGTCATCTACTCTTCATTCCATCTTCCGAGCCTTCTGCGGATGCAGGCGATCGACCCGGAAGCACGGATTGCATGGCTGACGAGCAAGGTCCCATTATGGCCGATCGATCAGATGGAGGAACTGTCGCTTGAAGCGCTCCATGTCGGCTACCGATCCATACTGAAGCACCCCGGACGGATCACCGGCATTGAGGACCGGATCCGGGTATGGACGGTCAATGAAGTGTGGGAGGCGGAAAAACTGCTCGATCATGGTGTGCAGACGCTCATGACGAACTACCCGGAAAAGATGATGTCCCTTGTGGAGCGGGAAAAGAAAAAGATAGGCCACGTGTAGCTGTGGCCTATCTTTTCATGTCTTCAAGCGTATCGGACATGACCTTCTGAAGGGGGAGCCTGCCGAGAAGCGCCCAGTCCGGCAGATGGGAAATGCCAAGTTTGTCCTGATGCGTATACATGTATATGTTGGCGGGGAAGACCGCCCAAAGGAACTTCTGCATGGCCCCGAGCTGCCAGTTCGTCACTTTCCGGGTCAGCAGAAGCATGCCGAACAACAGTTCAACCACACCGGTGAAGTATGCGATGAATGTCCTGAATGGAAGGAAACGTGGTGTGATATTGGCGAACTTTTCCGGTTTCAGGAAATGCGCAACGCCGGCGATGATGAAGATGGTGCCCATAATTATCCTTTTCATTTTCATATCCTTCTTCCTATAGCTTTGTACCCTTCCATATCCCCGCGATCCGCGCAATGGAAACATGACCGGCCGCTGATGTATAATCGGGGAGGAATCCAACCAGAAGGAGCGGAAGCACATGTTCAAATATTTCATAAGATTTTTCAAGAAAGCATTCCAGTTCAGGGGCAGGGCGACCCGCAGGGAGTACTGGATACCGAATCTCATCCTCGCAGGAGTCGGTGCACTGGTGG from Salinicoccus sp. RF5 harbors:
- a CDS encoding glutamate-5-semialdehyde dehydrogenase gives rise to the protein MAQTTADMNVILKDMGKAAKSAAKALRKSSTDAKNEALLAMAEALEENKSFILEENKKDMMHSKEAGYQDAMIERLALNEARIEGMKDGLKQMAALADPIAKTQDQWVNKDGLRISKRSVPLGVIGIIYESRPNVTVDATGLCLKAGNSVILRGGKEAVNSNKALVKVLQEGLSKSSIPADSIQLITDPSRELAAVFMKFNEGLDCLIPRGGANLIQSVLKNATVPVIETGTGNCHLYVHEQADFEMAESILVNGKTQRPSVCNALETLLIDRSIAKEALPALTDALVQKGVIIHGDETVCSITDEAVAAEKEDYEKEYLGNEIAVKVVEDYEGAIAHIEKYSSGHSDAIITGSYEHAQSFLNDVDSAAVYVNASTRFTDGAEFGFGGEIGISTQKLHARGPMGLEALTSYKYVVEGMGQTKG
- a CDS encoding cold-shock protein; translation: MTQGTVKWFNADKGFGFIEVEGGDDVFAHFSNIEGEGYKTLDEGQAVEFSVEEGQRGPQAVNIVKL
- a CDS encoding fructose bisphosphate aldolase — protein: MNQEQFDKVKNGKGFIAALDQSGGSTPKALLAYGVQEDAYSSEDEMFDLVHEMRTRIITSPSFNSDQILGAILFEQTMDREIEGKYTSEYLADKGIVPFLKVDKGLADEKDGVQLMKPIPELDKLLERANERGVFGTKMRSNILEPNEKGIKEVVDQQFEVGKQILAAGLMPIIEPEVNVYSDNKEKSEQILKEEIEKHLDQLTDDQQVMLKLSIPTNANEYKSLIEHPRVLRVVALSGGYSRDEANEKLKKNDGLIASFSRALASDLNVNQSDQEFDQKLKEAVDTIYDASVNKE
- a CDS encoding LacI family DNA-binding transcriptional regulator, encoding MKNVTINDVAHEANVSKSTVSHYLNGHFTKMGPETRERIARAVRKLDYSPNHIAKSLKNKRTMTIGVIVANILHNFSTRVIRSIEDFAHGHGYHVIVCNTDNSSDKEADYIRMLMAKQVDGLVVIPTAKNEALFMELAEKGYPVVFVDRYIENVPIQAHMLDNRVSVMMAFDHLSERGHREIGFLTEPVEAIVARQERYDAYLELCGSYGIRPIPIQVKKEGMVPALDQSAAQGSLPESLIVANDLALFELLKMAKQRDILVPEELSIISIDDIEFADFFNPGITVIAQPAVEIGTAAVSALFEMMNGSKNASGIERFQPYLIERESVKQYEGQ
- the hxlB gene encoding 6-phospho-3-hexuloisomerase; the encoded protein is MKVNEILSTVSKEAMEVISRVSSTELEQLAQEVEKAESIFIYGNGRSGLVGKMIAMRLMHSGYRVHVVGETTTPALEAGDLLIVLSGSGKGQTVGSMTDKVADIGGRSAIVTASPDEALKAQFDSVLFIEASTKNNDIPTIQPLGNQFDQSMHLILDAMVIHLNTASGKSSETLKSKHFNLE
- the dctP gene encoding TRAP transporter substrate-binding protein; its protein translation is MKRTIITSVLLAIVVILAGCSGGSAPDAGAGEPIKIIAAHNQTSTENPYHDGLLKFKEVAEEESDGRITVEVHAGTIGTAESELVEKLVIGAADVVLVSPGFMTQTGIPEFDFFALPYLFDSYEHWERVVDGPVGADIAEMVNEKSNNDFKMLGYWSAGARHYYGKKPLEEMSDLKGMTIRTQASGVVADFWQQAGAIPTSVAWGELYQALQQNVVDASENAYPYFVQQNHHTTRNGQYITETAHDYTTRFLLANGERFDKYPEDIQQILLEASEASVEAERESLMAQEEEYKEIALEAGAEVNQIDTEPFKEIAAPIQDGLAEELDMEETLEEVRSLE
- a CDS encoding TRAP transporter small permease; translation: MKTIIQSVEKVQIGLGIFFLLVFFLATLLQILTRFMGWSVIWTEELANYSFIWAIFMGAAVMVNRKEHFTFDFLQVKLPRKMKLYLDIFIDVLLLAFNIVLLVYGVVILSHFWHYTWETLPFLKKGYVWLSLPIMSATMLLYSVGHIGRACGYLRNLNGKGLDS
- a CDS encoding TRAP transporter large permease, giving the protein MGYILVAVFILLLVIGVPIAFVIGITALLGIMTIPDIPGLIVPMKMLNGLDSFVLLAVPLFILAANLMNSGKISEKMIDLALAVVGPLKGGLAQANVLVSMMFAGVSGAAQADTAGTGKVLIPSMIRNGYDRETAVGVTAASSTIGVVIPPSIPMIIFAGIANASVGALFLGGIIPGILIGLGMMIFIYFISVKKGYPTFKRVPFKALMKKFFVAFPALLTIVIIIGGITTGIFTATESAAIASIYALLISMFYYRTLRLKDLPKIIFDTLSLSALSLFALATASALGELLSYYRLGTLAQEFFTENIGAKWLFLLLIIVFFLLVGTFMDAIPAMILFVPIVLPAAEAFSIDPVHLGIIVVLTLAVGLATPPYGLCLLIASKIGGLTVERSFAAVIPYLLIILVVLLLVAFVPAIVFIIPDMFAEGG
- the rpiA gene encoding ribose 5-phosphate isomerase A; protein product: MNEVYDALNTFLVDESVVGMGSGSTIEGYIPYMKEHVDRYSLDVAFIPTSKKTEDQLKRHGLAVVHHADRMPVTIDGADQFNETRMVIKGGGGSLLREKQVGYFSDQIVIIAHQDKKVEDFSGTAIPVEINTYLYEMTVGTIEENFGAETEMRTREDGLFITDNGNYIVDCHFSDPQDMDQLHNDLVAIPGVVETGIFNRKIRHIFSFDDQGAYQEYAKDR
- the hxlA gene encoding 3-hexulose-6-phosphate synthase, giving the protein MELQIALDRMSYDECFETLEEVSDHVDIIEVGTGVIKEYGLGIVRDIKDKYKDKKVLADIKICDAGRSESEVAFSYGADIITVMSFADRKTIMDCLEVASGEDREVVVDLLNHSGPKVLEMLKSIGAASVSAHIGKDQQGEAAMSEQRFAGLESSGFRIYVAGGINEDNLTDYMPLDPAVVIVGSGITKAADKKGKAARIRSLME
- a CDS encoding glycerophosphodiester phosphodiesterase, giving the protein MHTKVYGHRGAMGEYPENTMLAFQKAVDAGVDGLEIDVHLTRDGEVVVIHDEHVDRTTDGSGAVKDMSFHTLRRLSAGCSFGTFEKYDPVMWGQERIPTLEEVMELVAHNDIDLNIELKTNVYEYEGIEEKVRDIVREYGYSDKVIYSSFHLPSLLRMQAIDPEARIAWLTSKVPLWPIDQMEELSLEALHVGYRSILKHPGRITGIEDRIRVWTVNEVWEAEKLLDHGVQTLMTNYPEKMMSLVEREKKKIGHV
- a CDS encoding DoxX family membrane protein yields the protein MKRIIMGTIFIIAGVAHFLKPEKFANITPRFLPFRTFIAYFTGVVELLFGMLLLTRKVTNWQLGAMQKFLWAVFPANIYMYTHQDKLGISHLPDWALLGRLPLQKVMSDTLEDMKR